The following proteins are co-located in the Pseudomonas synxantha genome:
- a CDS encoding virulence factor family protein yields MIRRSWRYVLAFVVLLALILGGGYWYWNRPAPQPTLEQLPQADGSVMTRVTPASTAKARVAVAVMADEALTDSQLIALSQGGAAQIIQVVLPKADCTVQEQALQGALAQLKGPATLVSGIGPGAALAWRWLATQNDDKANAISVGFALTQEGCKDPLPKTAAHGNWLVAWNDNPDDESASFVRDTPRATTSISDYDIHYPQILNNELRKQLVGSDNGGLAIPVVEVPAGQAKDTVTLFLSGDGGWRDLDRDVAGEMAKIGYPVVGIDTLRYYWQHKTPEQSAKDLTELMQHYRQKWGTKRFVLTGYSFGADVLPAIYNRMPENEQQRVDAIILLAFARTGSFEIEVEGWLGNAGKEAATGPEMAKLPPEKVVCIYGAEEVDESGCTDKTAVGEAMKLPGGHHFDENYPALAKRLVDIIVKHQAKAE; encoded by the coding sequence ATGATTCGACGCTCCTGGCGGTATGTATTGGCCTTTGTAGTGCTGCTCGCCCTGATCCTGGGTGGCGGCTATTGGTACTGGAACCGCCCTGCTCCGCAACCGACCCTGGAGCAATTGCCCCAGGCCGACGGCTCGGTGATGACCCGCGTGACCCCGGCCAGCACCGCGAAAGCTCGTGTAGCCGTGGCGGTGATGGCTGATGAAGCCCTGACCGACAGCCAGCTGATTGCCCTGAGCCAGGGTGGCGCGGCACAGATCATCCAGGTGGTGCTGCCCAAGGCTGACTGCACAGTGCAGGAACAAGCCCTGCAAGGCGCCCTGGCCCAGCTTAAGGGCCCGGCGACCCTGGTCAGCGGCATCGGCCCTGGCGCCGCACTCGCCTGGCGCTGGCTGGCCACCCAGAACGATGACAAGGCCAACGCCATCTCGGTGGGCTTCGCATTGACCCAGGAAGGCTGCAAGGACCCGCTGCCGAAAACCGCCGCCCATGGCAACTGGCTAGTGGCGTGGAACGATAATCCTGACGATGAAAGCGCCAGCTTCGTACGCGACACACCGCGTGCTACTACCAGCATCAGCGACTACGACATTCATTACCCGCAAATCCTGAACAACGAGCTGCGCAAGCAACTGGTAGGTTCGGACAACGGCGGCCTGGCCATTCCAGTGGTGGAAGTACCCGCTGGCCAAGCCAAGGACACCGTGACCCTGTTTCTCTCCGGTGACGGCGGCTGGCGCGACCTGGACCGCGACGTGGCCGGCGAGATGGCCAAGATCGGTTACCCGGTGGTCGGCATCGACACCCTGCGCTACTACTGGCAGCACAAGACCCCGGAACAAAGCGCCAAGGACCTCACTGAGCTGATGCAGCACTACCGGCAGAAATGGGGCACCAAACGCTTCGTGCTGACCGGTTATTCGTTCGGCGCCGATGTACTGCCAGCCATTTACAACCGTATGCCGGAAAACGAACAGCAACGGGTCGACGCAATCATCCTGCTGGCCTTCGCCCGCACCGGCAGCTTTGAAATCGAAGTGGAAGGTTGGCTGGGCAACGCCGGCAAAGAAGCCGCCACCGGCCCGGAAATGGCCAAGCTGCCACCTGAGAAGGTCGTGTGCATCTATGGTGCAGAGGAAGTCGACGAGAGTGGCTGCACCGACAAGACCGCAGTGGGCGAAGCCATGAAGCTGCCGGGCGGGCATCACTTCGATGAGAACTACCCGGCGCTGGCCAAGCGCTTGGTGGATATTATCGTCAAGCACCAGGCCAAAGCCGAGTAG
- a CDS encoding CaiB/BaiF CoA transferase family protein: protein MSLNAKPLAGLKVIELGTLIAGPFASRICAEFGAEVIKVESPDGGDPLRKWRKLYEGTSLWWFVQARNKQSLTLNLKHPDGLAILKQLLADADILIENFRPGVLEKLGLSWETLHALNPKLVMVRLSGFGQTGPMKDQPGFGAVGESMGGLRYITGFEDRPPVRTGISIGDSIAALWAVIGALMALRHREVNGGLGQVVDVALYEAIFAMMESMIPEFDVFGFIRERTGNIMPGITPSSIHTSADGKHVQIGANGDAIFKRFMATIGRDDLANDPQLASNDGRDLRRDELYGVIDRWVNSLPLDQVVEQLNKAEVPASRIYSAEDMLGDPQFLAREMFLKAQLPGGKDFKMPGIVPKLSDTPGSCEWVGPQLGEHNSVVLNALGYDAAAITRLRENGAI from the coding sequence ATGTCGCTGAATGCCAAACCCCTTGCCGGTCTGAAAGTCATAGAACTGGGCACATTGATCGCCGGCCCATTCGCGTCGCGGATCTGCGCTGAATTCGGTGCCGAGGTGATCAAGGTCGAATCGCCGGACGGCGGCGACCCGCTGCGCAAATGGCGCAAGCTGTATGAGGGCACCTCGTTGTGGTGGTTCGTGCAGGCGCGTAACAAGCAGTCGCTGACCCTCAACCTCAAGCACCCCGATGGCCTGGCGATCCTCAAGCAACTGCTGGCCGACGCCGACATCCTGATCGAAAACTTCCGCCCCGGCGTGCTGGAAAAGCTCGGCCTGAGCTGGGAAACCCTGCATGCATTGAACCCCAAGCTGGTGATGGTGCGCCTCTCGGGTTTCGGCCAGACCGGGCCGATGAAGGATCAGCCCGGGTTTGGTGCGGTGGGCGAGTCCATGGGGGGCTTGCGCTATATCACCGGCTTCGAGGACCGCCCGCCCGTGCGCACCGGGATCTCCATCGGCGACTCGATTGCCGCGTTGTGGGCCGTGATCGGTGCGTTGATGGCGCTGCGTCATCGCGAAGTCAACGGCGGCCTGGGCCAGGTGGTGGATGTGGCGTTGTATGAAGCCATCTTCGCCATGATGGAAAGCATGATCCCCGAGTTCGACGTATTCGGGTTTATTCGCGAACGCACCGGCAACATCATGCCCGGCATCACCCCCTCCTCGATCCACACCAGTGCGGACGGTAAGCATGTGCAGATCGGCGCCAACGGCGATGCGATTTTCAAACGCTTCATGGCCACCATCGGGCGTGACGACTTGGCGAATGACCCACAGTTGGCCAGCAATGACGGGCGAGACCTGCGCCGCGACGAGCTGTACGGCGTGATCGACCGCTGGGTCAATTCGCTGCCGCTGGACCAGGTGGTTGAGCAACTGAACAAGGCCGAGGTGCCCGCCAGCCGCATCTACAGCGCCGAAGACATGCTGGGCGACCCGCAATTCCTGGCCCGGGAAATGTTCCTCAAGGCGCAACTTCCAGGCGGCAAGGACTTCAAGATGCCGGGCATAGTGCCCAAGCTCTCGGATACACCGGGCAGCTGCGAATGGGTCGGGCCGCAATTGGGTGAACACAACAGCGTGGTGCTCAATGCCCTGGGCTACGACGCGGCGGCTATTACCCGCCTGCGTGAGAATGGTGCGATCTAA
- the recJ gene encoding single-stranded-DNA-specific exonuclease RecJ has product MRIDPRPLPAVLPFLGELPPLLTRLYAARGVQSEAELDKSLARLIPYQQLKGIDAAVDLLVTALEQRQRILIVGDFDADGATASTVGTLGLRLLGAAHVDYLVPNRFEYGYGLTPEIVAVALQREPQLLITVDNGISSVEGVAAAKAAGLKVLVTDHHLPGDELPAADAIVNPNQPGCGFPSKALAGVGVIFYVLMALRARLRSLGWYDNSPQPNIGELLDLVALGSVADVVPLDANNRILVHQGLERIRAGRARPGIKAILEVAKRDHARITSTDLGFILGPRLNAAGRLDDMSLGIECLLTTDVAAAREMAAQLDGMNQDRKSIEQGMQREALAQLKDLPVESMPYGLCLFDPEWHQGVIGILASRMKERYFRPTIAFADAGDGLLKGSGRSVQGFHIRDALAVVASQHPNLISKYGGHAMAAGLTLPEANFPLFAQAFDAEVRRQLREEDLTGRLLSDGTLAVEEFHLELARALRHAGPWGQHFPEPLFHGVFQLVEQRVVGERHLKVVLKSECGSVKLDGIAFGVDREVWPNPTVRWVELAYKLDVNEFRGNETVQLMIAHIEPR; this is encoded by the coding sequence ATGCGTATCGATCCCCGCCCATTGCCCGCCGTCCTGCCATTCCTCGGTGAATTGCCACCGCTGTTGACCCGTCTCTACGCCGCACGCGGGGTGCAATCGGAAGCCGAGCTGGACAAGAGCCTGGCGCGGTTGATTCCCTACCAGCAGCTCAAAGGCATCGACGCGGCGGTGGACTTGTTGGTGACCGCCTTGGAGCAGCGCCAGCGCATCCTGATCGTTGGTGACTTCGACGCCGATGGCGCCACGGCGAGCACCGTGGGCACCCTGGGCCTGCGTCTGCTCGGGGCGGCCCATGTCGATTATCTGGTGCCCAACCGCTTCGAATACGGCTACGGCCTGACTCCGGAGATTGTCGCGGTGGCGCTGCAACGCGAGCCGCAGTTGCTGATCACCGTGGACAACGGTATCTCCAGCGTCGAAGGCGTGGCGGCGGCAAAGGCCGCGGGATTGAAGGTGCTGGTGACCGACCACCACTTGCCGGGCGATGAACTGCCAGCGGCGGACGCCATCGTCAATCCGAACCAGCCGGGCTGCGGGTTTCCCAGCAAGGCCCTGGCCGGGGTCGGGGTGATTTTCTACGTGCTGATGGCCTTGCGTGCGCGTTTGCGCAGCTTGGGCTGGTATGACAACAGCCCACAGCCGAACATCGGTGAACTGCTCGACCTGGTGGCCCTGGGCAGTGTCGCCGACGTGGTGCCGCTGGACGCCAACAACCGCATCCTCGTCCATCAGGGCCTGGAGCGTATCCGTGCGGGTCGGGCGCGACCCGGGATCAAGGCGATCCTCGAAGTAGCCAAGCGCGATCATGCCCGCATCACCTCCACCGACCTGGGTTTTATCCTCGGCCCGCGTCTGAACGCCGCCGGGCGCCTGGATGATATGAGCCTGGGCATCGAATGCCTGCTCACTACTGACGTTGCCGCCGCACGGGAAATGGCCGCGCAACTGGACGGCATGAATCAGGACCGCAAATCCATCGAACAAGGCATGCAGCGCGAGGCTCTGGCCCAGCTCAAGGACTTGCCGGTGGAGTCGATGCCGTACGGCTTGTGCCTGTTCGACCCGGAGTGGCACCAGGGGGTGATCGGCATCCTCGCGTCGCGCATGAAAGAACGTTACTTCCGCCCGACCATTGCCTTTGCTGACGCGGGTGACGGCCTGCTCAAGGGTTCTGGGCGTTCGGTGCAAGGCTTTCATATCCGCGATGCGCTGGCGGTTGTCGCCAGCCAGCATCCCAACCTGATCAGCAAGTACGGCGGTCACGCCATGGCCGCCGGGCTGACCCTGCCCGAGGCGAACTTCCCGCTGTTTGCGCAAGCCTTTGATGCCGAAGTGCGCCGGCAGCTGCGCGAAGAAGACCTTACCGGCCGCTTGCTCTCCGACGGCACTTTGGCTGTGGAAGAGTTTCACCTGGAACTGGCCCGCGCCCTGCGTCACGCCGGTCCTTGGGGGCAACACTTTCCGGAGCCGTTGTTTCACGGTGTGTTCCAGTTGGTGGAGCAGCGGGTAGTGGGGGAGCGGCACCTGAAGGTGGTGCTCAAGAGCGAATGCGGGTCAGTGAAGCTCGATGGTATCGCCTTTGGCGTGGACCGCGAGGTGTGGCCGAACCCGACCGTGCGGTGGGTAGAGTTGGCTTATAAGCTGGATGTGAACGAGTTTCGCGGCAATGAGACTGTACAGCTGATGATTGCCCACATCGAACCACGTTAG
- a CDS encoding YaeQ family protein produces MAQPSTTYKFELNLTDLDRSVYESVKQTIARHPSETEERMTVRLLAYALWYNEQLAFGRGLSDVDEPALWEKSLDDRVLHWIEVGQPDADRLTWCSRRTERTSLLAYGSLRVWEGKVVPVANNLKNVHIAAVPQEVLETLAKDMPRVIKWDVMISEGTIFVTDDRGQHEVQLQWLVGERG; encoded by the coding sequence ATGGCCCAGCCGTCCACGACCTACAAATTCGAACTCAACCTCACCGACCTCGACCGCTCGGTGTATGAGAGCGTCAAACAGACCATCGCCCGCCACCCTTCGGAAACCGAAGAGCGCATGACCGTGCGCCTGCTGGCCTACGCCCTTTGGTACAACGAGCAGTTGGCGTTCGGGCGTGGCCTGTCAGATGTAGACGAGCCGGCCCTGTGGGAAAAAAGCCTGGATGATCGGGTTTTGCACTGGATCGAAGTCGGCCAGCCGGATGCCGACCGCCTGACCTGGTGCTCGCGCCGCACCGAGCGCACCAGCCTGCTGGCCTATGGCAGCCTGCGTGTGTGGGAAGGCAAGGTGGTGCCGGTGGCCAACAACCTGAAGAACGTGCACATCGCCGCCGTGCCCCAGGAAGTGCTCGAGACCCTGGCCAAGGACATGCCGCGGGTGATCAAGTGGGACGTGATGATCAGTGAAGGCACAATCTTCGTGACCGACGACCGTGGCCAGCATGAAGTGCAACTACAATGGTTGGTTGGCGAGCGTGGTTGA
- the dinB gene encoding DNA polymerase IV gives MTQRKIIHVDCDCFYAAIEMRDDPSLAQKPLAVGGSADRRGVIATCNYEARAYGVRSAMSSRHALKLCPDLTIVKPRMDAYKEASKEIQTIFRDYTDLIEPLSLDEAYLDVSDSPHFGGSATRIAQDIRRRVSNQLHITVSAGVAPNKFLAKIASDWKKPNGLFVITPDQVENFVSQLRVSKLHGVGKVTADKLARLGIEDCLQLREWNKLALVREFGSFGERLWSLARGIDDRVVQNDSRRQSISVENTYDVDLPDLSSCLAKLPELMETLAGRMARIDSSYRAGKPFVKVKFHDFTQTTLEQAGAGRDLESYQQLLTQAFNRGGKPVRLLGIGVRLLDLSGGNEQLEFSW, from the coding sequence ATGACGCAGCGCAAAATCATACACGTCGATTGTGATTGCTTCTACGCCGCCATTGAGATGCGCGATGACCCGAGCCTGGCGCAAAAGCCCTTGGCCGTGGGTGGCTCGGCGGACCGTCGGGGCGTGATCGCTACCTGTAACTACGAGGCGCGGGCGTACGGGGTTCGTTCTGCCATGTCGTCGCGCCACGCCTTGAAGCTGTGCCCGGACCTGACCATCGTCAAGCCGCGCATGGATGCCTATAAAGAAGCATCGAAGGAAATCCAGACGATCTTTCGCGACTACACCGACTTGATCGAGCCGTTGTCGCTGGATGAAGCCTACCTTGATGTCTCCGACAGCCCGCATTTTGGCGGCAGTGCCACGCGCATTGCCCAGGATATACGCCGCCGCGTTTCCAACCAGCTGCATATCACCGTGTCTGCCGGTGTGGCGCCGAACAAGTTTTTGGCCAAGATCGCCAGCGACTGGAAAAAACCTAACGGCCTATTCGTGATCACCCCGGACCAAGTCGAAAACTTTGTTTCGCAGTTGCGCGTCAGCAAGTTGCACGGCGTCGGCAAGGTCACGGCGGATAAGCTCGCACGCCTGGGTATCGAAGACTGCCTGCAGTTGCGCGAGTGGAACAAACTGGCGCTGGTGCGCGAATTCGGCAGTTTTGGCGAGCGCCTGTGGAGCCTGGCCCGTGGGATTGATGACCGCGTGGTGCAGAACGACAGCCGTCGACAATCCATCAGTGTGGAAAATACCTACGACGTGGACTTGCCGGATCTCTCAAGCTGCCTGGCGAAACTGCCTGAGCTGATGGAAACCCTGGCCGGGCGGATGGCGCGCATAGACAGCAGCTACCGGGCGGGCAAGCCGTTTGTAAAAGTGAAGTTTCATGACTTTACCCAGACGACACTGGAACAGGCCGGGGCAGGGCGGGATCTGGAGAGTTATCAACAGTTGCTGACCCAGGCGTTTAACCGTGGGGGGAAACCGGTGCGATTGCTGGGGATTGGGGTGCGGTTGCTGGACCTGAGCGGCGGTAACGAACAGCTCGAATTTTCCTGGTAG
- a CDS encoding DUF3509 domain-containing protein, producing the protein MESINLLLSEALSPYQVTLTTSGVRDDCLVTVKNPGGAIVVEREVDRGQLIDKRALVDVVDCLLRDLKIAEGRLEPSVIAALRNAAQTRGGALA; encoded by the coding sequence ATGGAAAGTATCAACCTATTGCTCAGTGAGGCACTGAGCCCTTATCAGGTTACGCTGACCACTTCTGGTGTGCGGGACGACTGCCTGGTAACCGTGAAGAATCCCGGTGGCGCCATTGTGGTTGAACGTGAAGTCGACCGTGGGCAGTTGATCGATAAACGTGCGTTGGTAGATGTGGTGGATTGCCTGCTTCGCGACCTGAAGATCGCCGAAGGGCGTCTGGAACCCTCGGTCATTGCAGCCTTGCGCAACGCCGCCCAGACCCGAGGCGGCGCACTGGCATGA
- a CDS encoding response regulator transcription factor has protein sequence MRAASETPLRVVIADDHPIFLIGLRAVLERDPHLSIVGEANSPQALSALLQHCACDVLVTDFMMPAEPEADGLRLIEQLRRHHPNLPVVVVTMLNNAGLFHSILALGVMGLLSKASLADELPQAIRQVRQQRTYVAQTIRQALSLAGEVGADRLHSQEQLSPRELEVIRLLASGMTVGAIAAHLHRSKQTVSAQKVSAMRKLGLGNDAALFIYVQEHGLA, from the coding sequence TTGAGAGCCGCGTCTGAAACACCTTTGCGCGTCGTCATTGCCGACGATCATCCGATTTTCCTGATTGGCCTGCGCGCCGTGCTCGAGCGTGACCCGCACCTCAGCATTGTCGGCGAGGCGAACTCACCCCAGGCTCTCAGTGCGTTACTGCAACACTGTGCCTGCGATGTGCTGGTGACCGACTTCATGATGCCCGCCGAACCGGAGGCCGACGGGTTGCGCCTGATCGAGCAACTGCGCCGGCACCATCCGAACCTGCCCGTTGTGGTGGTGACCATGCTCAATAACGCCGGGCTGTTTCATTCCATCCTGGCGTTGGGCGTCATGGGCCTGCTGAGTAAGGCCAGCCTGGCCGATGAATTGCCGCAGGCAATCCGCCAAGTGCGCCAGCAACGCACCTATGTGGCCCAGACCATTCGCCAGGCGCTGAGCCTGGCCGGGGAAGTCGGCGCTGATCGCCTGCATTCCCAGGAACAGCTGTCACCCCGGGAGCTGGAAGTGATTCGCCTGTTAGCCAGTGGCATGACCGTAGGCGCGATCGCTGCACACCTGCATCGCAGCAAACAAACCGTCAGTGCGCAAAAAGTCAGCGCCATGCGCAAGCTGGGGCTGGGCAACGATGCCGCACTGTTTATTTATGTGCAGGAACACGGGCTGGCCTAG
- the mprF gene encoding bifunctional lysylphosphatidylglycerol flippase/synthetase MprF, with protein MRANSSEPQDTVTAEQPITPTRLRWLDLLSKYRQPIGLAVTLLLFAIALIACRHLLLELDLYALHDSILEVPKPALLGAFAAAVAGFVILLGYEFSGARYAGVKLPAKTLALGGFTAFAIGNAIGLSMLSGGSVRYRLYARHGIGASEVAHMTVFASLALGCALPPLAALATLSNLPAASTYLHLPQGLLGGIAGAVLLLSAALCIGIYRRRLPEQPYPDNLLVKAGRRTLRLPGRRLTFLQLIITALDVAAAATVLYMLLPEAPPFGPFLLVYLLALAAGVLSHVPGGVGVFEAILLAAFADKLGAAPLAAALLLYRMIYVVLPLLIACVFLLVNEAQRLFQTQQSLRVASGLAAPVLAVLVFLSGVVLLFSGATPEIDSRLENIGFLIPHRLIDASHFGASLIGVLCLLLAQGLRRRLSAAWMLTMVLLLVGALLSLLKGFDWEEASLMTMTAVLLAIFRRSFYRASRLTELPFSPLYLVASVCVLGASIWLLLFAYQDVPYSHQLWWQFTLDANAPRGLRSLLGAAVLLVIVSLTWLLRTARPVIHLPTSEELERATKILMASSQPDGGLALTGDKALLFHPNDEAFLMYARRGRSLVALYDPIGPTQPRAEMIWQFRDLCDIHHARPVFYQVRAENLPYYMDIGLTAIKLGEEARVDLKRFDLEAKGKEMKDLRYTWNRGTRDGLSLEIFEPGQAPMDELKVISDAWLTGKNVREKGFSLGRFSDDYLKHFRIAIIRFEGRPVAFANLLETYNHDLASLDLMRAHPDAPKLTMEFMMVGLIQHYKNHGYARFSLGMVPLSGLQPRRGAPLTQRLGSMVFRRGEQLYNFQGLRRFKDKFQPDWEPRYMAVPAGLDPLVALADTAALIAGGLTGLVKR; from the coding sequence ATGCGCGCCAACTCGTCTGAACCACAAGACACTGTCACAGCAGAACAACCGATCACGCCCACCCGCTTGCGCTGGCTGGATCTGTTGAGCAAGTACCGGCAGCCCATCGGCCTGGCGGTTACGCTGCTGTTGTTTGCTATCGCCCTGATCGCTTGCCGACACCTGCTGCTGGAACTGGATCTCTATGCCCTGCATGACTCGATCCTGGAGGTGCCCAAGCCAGCCCTGCTCGGCGCGTTTGCAGCGGCGGTCGCCGGCTTCGTCATCCTGCTCGGCTATGAATTCTCCGGTGCCCGTTATGCCGGGGTGAAGTTGCCCGCCAAGACCCTGGCCCTGGGTGGCTTCACCGCCTTTGCCATCGGCAACGCCATTGGTTTGTCGATGCTCTCGGGCGGCTCGGTGCGCTACCGTCTATATGCACGGCATGGCATCGGCGCGTCGGAAGTGGCGCACATGACCGTGTTCGCCAGCCTGGCCCTGGGCTGTGCCCTGCCGCCACTGGCCGCATTGGCCACCTTGAGCAACCTGCCGGCGGCCTCGACTTACCTGCACTTACCGCAAGGCCTGCTCGGCGGCATCGCCGGTGCCGTGCTGCTGCTGTCAGCCGCGTTGTGCATCGGTATCTATCGCCGCCGCCTGCCGGAACAGCCCTATCCCGACAACCTGCTGGTCAAGGCCGGACGCCGTACGCTGCGCCTGCCTGGCCGTCGCCTGACCTTCCTGCAGCTGATCATCACCGCATTGGACGTCGCCGCTGCCGCCACCGTCCTTTATATGTTGTTGCCGGAAGCACCGCCCTTCGGTCCGTTCCTGCTGGTGTACCTGCTGGCCCTGGCCGCCGGCGTGCTCAGCCATGTGCCGGGAGGCGTGGGTGTATTCGAAGCGATCCTGCTGGCGGCCTTCGCCGACAAACTCGGTGCCGCGCCCCTGGCTGCAGCCTTGCTGCTGTACCGGATGATCTATGTGGTCCTGCCGCTGTTGATCGCCTGTGTGTTCCTGCTGGTCAACGAGGCCCAGCGTCTATTCCAGACCCAGCAAAGCCTGCGGGTGGCCTCGGGGCTGGCGGCGCCAGTACTGGCCGTACTGGTTTTTTTGTCCGGCGTGGTCCTGCTGTTTTCCGGCGCCACGCCAGAAATCGACTCACGCCTGGAAAACATCGGCTTCCTGATTCCCCACCGCCTGATTGACGCTTCGCACTTTGGTGCCAGCCTGATCGGCGTGTTGTGCCTGCTGCTTGCCCAGGGCCTGCGTCGACGTTTGTCGGCAGCCTGGATGCTGACCATGGTGTTGCTGCTGGTGGGGGCCCTGCTCTCGCTGCTTAAAGGTTTCGACTGGGAAGAAGCCAGCCTGATGACCATGACAGCGGTGCTGCTGGCGATCTTCCGTCGCTCGTTCTACCGCGCCAGCCGCCTGACCGAATTGCCTTTTTCGCCGCTGTACCTGGTGGCCAGTGTCTGTGTACTCGGCGCTTCGATCTGGCTGCTGCTGTTCGCCTATCAGGACGTGCCCTACAGCCATCAACTGTGGTGGCAGTTCACCCTCGACGCCAACGCCCCACGTGGCTTGCGCTCATTGCTGGGTGCCGCGGTACTGCTGGTAATCGTGTCGCTGACCTGGCTACTGCGCACTGCACGCCCGGTCATCCACTTGCCGACGTCGGAAGAACTGGAGCGCGCCACCAAGATCCTGATGGCCTCCTCCCAGCCCGACGGCGGCCTGGCGCTGACTGGCGACAAGGCGCTGCTGTTCCACCCCAACGACGAAGCCTTCCTGATGTACGCTCGTCGCGGACGCAGCCTGGTGGCCCTGTACGACCCGATCGGCCCGACCCAACCGCGTGCCGAGATGATCTGGCAGTTCCGTGACCTGTGCGACATCCATCATGCCCGCCCGGTGTTCTATCAGGTCCGTGCCGAGAACCTGCCGTACTACATGGACATCGGCCTCACCGCGATCAAGTTGGGCGAAGAAGCCCGCGTCGACCTGAAACGCTTTGACCTGGAAGCCAAGGGCAAAGAGATGAAGGATTTGCGCTACACCTGGAACCGTGGCACCCGGGACGGCCTGTCCCTGGAAATCTTCGAACCCGGCCAGGCGCCGATGGATGAATTAAAAGTTATCTCCGATGCCTGGCTGACAGGTAAGAATGTGCGGGAAAAGGGCTTCTCCCTGGGCCGTTTCAGCGACGACTACCTCAAGCACTTCCGTATTGCGATCATTCGCTTCGAAGGGCGCCCGGTGGCCTTTGCCAACCTGCTCGAAACCTACAACCATGACCTGGCCAGCCTTGACCTGATGCGTGCCCACCCGGACGCGCCCAAGCTGACCATGGAGTTCATGATGGTGGGCCTGATTCAACATTATAAGAACCACGGCTACGCCCGCTTCAGCCTCGGCATGGTGCCGCTGTCGGGCCTGCAACCGCGGCGTGGCGCACCGTTGACCCAGCGCCTGGGCTCGATGGTGTTCCGTCGTGGCGAGCAACTGTATAACTTTCAAGGTCTGCGCCGCTTCAAAGACAAGTTCCAGCCTGACTGGGAACCCCGTTACATGGCCGTGCCCGCAGGACTTGATCCGCTGGTGGCACTGGCCGATACCGCCGCCCTGATCGCGGGCGGCTTGACTGGATTGGTGAAACGCTGA